A genomic stretch from Dehalococcoidia bacterium includes:
- a CDS encoding NADH-quinone oxidoreductase subunit J: protein MVSQSLVFFYIAAALIIMGGLGVVLTRNIVYAAFALLAAMLGVAGVFLLMFAEFLALVQVLIYGGAVVIVVLFSLMLTRIQDFENLTDHRQWPLAALLAIGVFALLVAATLTTSVRVVERKSLGFLELGESLFTDWAVPFEVASLVLLVALIGSIVLVRTSGGRD from the coding sequence ATGGTCTCGCAGTCGCTCGTATTCTTCTACATCGCTGCCGCGCTGATAATCATGGGCGGACTCGGCGTTGTACTAACCCGGAACATCGTCTACGCAGCCTTTGCTCTTCTTGCAGCAATGCTTGGAGTCGCCGGAGTATTCCTGCTCATGTTCGCGGAGTTCCTGGCGCTGGTCCAGGTGCTCATCTACGGCGGCGCAGTTGTAATCGTAGTCCTGTTCTCGTTGATGCTGACTCGCATCCAGGACTTTGAAAACCTCACAGATCATCGACAGTGGCCTCTGGCAGCCTTACTCGCAATTGGGGTTTTCGCCCTGCTGGTAGCAGCGACCCTCACGACAAGCGTACGCGTTGTCGAGCGAAAAAGCCTCGGATTTCTAGAGTTGGGGGAAAGCCTGTTCACTGACTGGGCAGTCCCGTTCGAGGTAGCGTCCCTGGTGCTGCTGGTCGCATTGATAGGTTCAATCGTGCTGGTCAGAACAAGCGGTGGCCGCGATTGA
- a CDS encoding metallopeptidase family protein, protein METRRFEQLVRRAINELPPVFLERMENVDVVVEYWASREQLIGSGLDEREMLLGLYEGIPLPDRYDYNLVLPDKITLFQRAIESICSTDEEVVTEVRATIIHEVAHHFGIDDEALHEIGID, encoded by the coding sequence ATGGAGACGCGAAGGTTTGAACAGCTCGTTAGACGAGCGATAAACGAACTCCCACCGGTATTCCTCGAACGCATGGAGAATGTCGATGTGGTCGTGGAGTACTGGGCGTCAAGGGAGCAGCTGATCGGGTCAGGACTGGATGAGCGGGAGATGCTTCTTGGCCTCTACGAAGGCATACCGCTTCCGGACCGCTACGACTACAACCTGGTCCTCCCAGACAAGATTACGCTGTTCCAGCGCGCGATCGAGAGCATCTGCAGCACGGACGAGGAGGTCGTAACCGAAGTCAGAGCCACCATCATCCACGAGGTAGCCCACCATTTCGGAATCGACGACGAGGCTCTTCACGAGATAGGAATAGACTGA
- a CDS encoding NADH-quinone oxidoreductase subunit I has product MVGFLEGLLVTLKTALRKPVTLQYPEPDKRHQVALRYMGFPALLWDGDVPEPYCTGCMVCVRACPTQCMSAQMTDNPKFESEESRRRKIIETFEINLGRCILCGICVDVCNFDAIEMSHEHELSKYQRNGNRVDLDMLLDMGRNYQDDTGWRPTNPSKNSGVPVKKDEGKGTPRRRPARARPASPSTEEEDTSSNVATAIAQPEGTDPSAQNPVSDC; this is encoded by the coding sequence ATGGTTGGCTTTCTCGAAGGGCTTTTGGTAACGCTGAAAACAGCGTTGCGTAAGCCGGTAACACTTCAATATCCAGAGCCCGATAAGCGGCACCAGGTAGCCCTCAGGTACATGGGCTTCCCTGCCCTCTTGTGGGATGGTGACGTTCCGGAGCCGTACTGCACAGGCTGCATGGTCTGCGTTCGTGCCTGTCCGACACAGTGCATGAGCGCACAGATGACGGACAATCCGAAGTTCGAATCGGAAGAGAGCAGGCGTCGCAAGATCATCGAGACCTTCGAGATAAATCTCGGCAGGTGCATCCTGTGCGGCATCTGCGTCGATGTCTGCAACTTCGACGCCATCGAGATGAGCCACGAGCACGAACTGAGCAAGTACCAGCGCAACGGCAACCGAGTCGATCTCGATATGCTGCTGGACATGGGTCGCAATTATCAGGACGACACCGGTTGGCGTCCGACCAATCCCTCGAAGAATAGCGGCGTGCCGGTAAAGAAGGACGAGGGCAAGGGAACTCCTAGGCGACGCCCGGCAAGAGCCAGACCGGCCTCCCCGAGTACGGAGGAAGAGGACACATCCTCCAACGTGGCAACGGCTATCGCGCAGCCTGAAGGAACAGATCCGTCCGCCCAGAACCCTGTCTCTGACTGCTAA
- a CDS encoding NADH-quinone oxidoreductase subunit D, with product MQLQEQPTQQADAIDLMVNMGPQHPSTHGVFRLVIWVDGEKIVRSEPHIGYLHRGSEKLCEGEQYSQIITLFDRLDYVGNLNCELAICMATEKLMGIEVPERAEYIRVILCELNRIASHMLFYGVYGLDAGAMTPILYGFRERERVQALFEAVTGARMMHNYIRIGGVNEDLPDDFQPRMDTLLDQLERGIEECDDLLSQNEMFLARTKGIGAISAEEAIDLGVTGPALRACGVPEDVRISEPYSIYDRFDFGIPVGTYGDCWDRYYVRVEEMRQSLSIVRQAMKQLPEGEIAANVRRIARPPKGEVYLRTESPRGDFGVFLVSDGSDMPYRVKVRAPSFCNLQALQAMLRDAYIADAVIVLGSIDIILGEVDR from the coding sequence ATGCAACTCCAGGAACAGCCCACACAGCAAGCCGACGCCATTGACCTGATGGTCAACATGGGGCCTCAGCACCCCTCCACGCATGGGGTGTTTCGACTCGTGATATGGGTCGACGGCGAGAAGATCGTCCGGTCGGAGCCACATATCGGCTACCTGCACAGGGGATCAGAAAAGCTTTGCGAGGGTGAGCAGTACAGCCAGATCATCACTCTGTTCGACAGGCTCGACTACGTCGGCAACCTGAACTGCGAGCTCGCCATCTGCATGGCGACCGAGAAGCTGATGGGAATAGAGGTGCCCGAACGCGCCGAGTACATCCGGGTCATCCTCTGTGAGTTAAATCGCATAGCCAGCCATATGCTCTTCTACGGAGTGTACGGGCTTGACGCCGGGGCAATGACTCCCATCCTATATGGCTTCCGTGAGAGAGAAAGGGTGCAGGCCCTGTTCGAGGCGGTCACGGGCGCACGCATGATGCACAACTACATACGCATCGGCGGCGTCAATGAAGACCTGCCCGACGATTTCCAGCCCCGCATGGACACTCTGCTTGACCAGCTTGAACGAGGCATCGAGGAGTGCGACGACCTCCTTAGCCAAAACGAGATGTTCCTCGCCCGCACCAAGGGGATCGGCGCGATTTCGGCAGAGGAAGCGATCGATCTGGGAGTTACAGGACCGGCTCTCAGAGCGTGTGGCGTGCCTGAAGATGTCCGAATTTCCGAGCCTTACTCGATCTATGACCGGTTCGACTTCGGGATTCCGGTGGGCACCTATGGCGACTGCTGGGACCGGTACTACGTCCGCGTCGAGGAGATGCGTCAGTCGCTGAGCATCGTAAGACAGGCGATGAAGCAACTTCCCGAAGGTGAGATAGCCGCCAATGTCAGGCGGATCGCACGCCCTCCAAAAGGTGAGGTCTACCTGCGTACCGAGTCCCCAAGGGGCGACTTCGGAGTTTTCCTGGTCAGCGACGGCAGCGACATGCCTTACAGGGTGAAGGTTCGAGCTCCGTCATTCTGCAACCTGCAGGCCCTGCAGGCAATGCTGCGTGACGCTTACATCGCGGACGCAGTGATAGTCCTCGGCTCAATTGACATCATCCTGGGTGAGGTCGACAGATGA
- a CDS encoding mandelate racemase/muconate lactonizing enzyme family protein, whose amino-acid sequence MKVSAIKPYSVQGEGGRGYYIVKVETDQGIYGLGEVGIRNWGGAITQAIEHLSQVVIGQDPWSTERLWQQMFRGGFFPADKVYCCAISAIDIALWDIKGKSVGMPVYKLLGGPVRDKVVCYPHTQGRTNEELVENSVQAVKDGWKFVRWGQPETGGTFEYRDDSDPLGNPSILEPTESIRLAVEQMAMVREAVGPDIQLCFDAHTRLDTAHMVTMCRALEPYNPFFIEDALRSENPASYRTLARHVSLPIAAGEQWASKWSFREVIEEELISYARIDLCIVGGLTEALKITHWAETHYIDIVPHNPLGPVSAAACVNLCMASTNVGVQEMPQRPGSFATDLFPVQIEWADGYAWTPSDRPGLGVDFDEDYAKAHPAPLNGWPPQLRRNDGAFTNW is encoded by the coding sequence GTGAAAGTCTCTGCCATCAAACCCTATTCGGTACAGGGCGAAGGGGGACGCGGCTACTACATAGTAAAAGTTGAAACTGACCAAGGTATCTACGGACTTGGCGAGGTGGGAATCAGGAACTGGGGAGGCGCCATAACTCAGGCCATCGAGCACCTATCCCAGGTCGTGATCGGCCAAGACCCCTGGAGCACTGAGAGGCTGTGGCAGCAGATGTTCAGGGGCGGCTTCTTCCCGGCAGACAAGGTCTACTGCTGCGCCATCAGCGCAATCGACATTGCACTCTGGGACATCAAGGGCAAGTCTGTAGGGATGCCAGTATACAAGCTACTCGGCGGACCCGTGCGAGACAAGGTCGTCTGCTATCCGCATACTCAGGGCCGAACGAACGAAGAACTTGTGGAGAACTCCGTGCAGGCAGTTAAGGACGGCTGGAAGTTCGTACGGTGGGGGCAGCCCGAAACAGGGGGCACTTTCGAGTATCGCGACGACAGCGACCCTCTCGGCAATCCCAGCATCCTTGAGCCCACAGAATCCATTCGCCTCGCCGTGGAACAGATGGCGATGGTTAGAGAGGCAGTCGGTCCGGACATCCAGTTGTGCTTCGACGCACACACTCGTCTGGACACAGCCCACATGGTCACGATGTGCCGCGCCCTCGAGCCGTACAATCCGTTCTTCATAGAAGACGCGCTCAGGTCCGAGAATCCCGCGAGCTACAGGACTCTGGCACGGCACGTATCGCTACCGATCGCCGCGGGCGAGCAGTGGGCTTCCAAATGGTCCTTCAGAGAGGTCATCGAGGAGGAACTGATCAGCTATGCTCGGATCGACCTCTGCATTGTCGGTGGGCTGACAGAAGCGTTGAAGATCACGCACTGGGCCGAGACGCACTACATCGACATAGTCCCGCACAATCCACTTGGCCCTGTGAGTGCGGCAGCGTGTGTGAACCTGTGCATGGCCTCTACCAACGTTGGTGTACAGGAGATGCCACAGCGTCCGGGCAGCTTCGCCACTGACTTGTTCCCCGTCCAGATCGAGTGGGCGGACGGGTACGCCTGGACTCCCTCCGACAGGCCTGGCCTCGGCGTCGACTTCGACGAAGACTACGCGAAGGCCCATCCTGCGCCGCTGAATGGATGGCCCCCACAGCTAAGAAGGAACGACGGAGCCTTCACCAACTGGTAG
- the nuoK gene encoding NADH-quinone oxidoreductase subunit NuoK produces the protein MELAHLQVLAAALFSIGLYGVLARRSAVLILMSIELMLNAVNINLIGYAAFVDFGEAQRALGQVLIIFVITIAAAELALAIAIILRLYRNRSSVNVDQIDALRW, from the coding sequence ATTGAGCTTGCCCACCTCCAGGTTCTCGCAGCGGCCCTATTCTCTATCGGGCTGTACGGAGTGCTGGCGCGACGGAGCGCGGTGCTCATACTGATGTCGATTGAGTTGATGCTAAACGCTGTCAACATCAATCTGATCGGCTATGCGGCCTTCGTAGACTTCGGAGAAGCACAAAGAGCGCTGGGCCAGGTCTTGATCATCTTCGTGATCACTATTGCCGCCGCTGAACTCGCACTGGCGATTGCGATCATACTCAGACTGTACCGGAATCGCAGTTCAGTAAACGTGGACCAGATAGACGCCCTCAGATGGTGA
- a CDS encoding DUF1524 domain-containing protein, whose product MTRNLLFAIGAAFVLLSCSQAADLIPAPTRTVAPTPALPAATAVPATAVPVEPAASAIILRIEVAEWSDDIPRYDRGQWRHWTDEDRDCQDARQETLIAESTIEVTYTDERRCRVQSGHWVGPYTGTEVTDPGDLDVDHMVPLANAHSAGGWGWSEEKKEDYANYLAYPGHLIATTARANRAKGAKGPEEWRPPNEEYWCQYALDWIEIKRTWELTATEEEFNALREMAGTCETNVFIQQEGTDSQPEPAATIEAPTPVPAEAVPTPAENPAVAPLTFTPVVATPTYTPEPTATRQPIPTARPGFEDRNCSDFDSWSEAQDFYLAAGGPNEDPHRLDRNSDGVACESLPGAP is encoded by the coding sequence ATGACCAGAAACCTACTCTTTGCAATCGGCGCAGCATTCGTGCTCCTTTCTTGCTCGCAGGCTGCCGACCTGATACCTGCTCCAACTCGTACAGTCGCACCAACTCCCGCACTCCCGGCAGCCACCGCGGTTCCGGCTACTGCCGTTCCCGTAGAACCTGCCGCATCGGCAATCATCCTACGGATTGAGGTCGCGGAATGGAGTGACGACATACCCAGGTACGACCGCGGTCAGTGGCGGCACTGGACGGACGAGGACCGCGATTGCCAGGACGCCAGGCAGGAGACTCTGATAGCTGAGTCCACAATCGAAGTCACCTACACTGACGAACGCCGGTGCCGGGTGCAGTCCGGGCATTGGGTCGGGCCCTACACCGGCACCGAAGTGACCGACCCAGGCGACCTTGACGTCGACCACATGGTGCCACTCGCAAACGCGCACAGTGCTGGCGGCTGGGGCTGGTCTGAGGAGAAGAAGGAAGACTACGCGAACTACCTTGCCTATCCGGGGCACCTTATCGCGACTACCGCTCGGGCCAATCGAGCTAAGGGAGCAAAGGGTCCGGAGGAGTGGCGTCCGCCCAACGAGGAATACTGGTGCCAATACGCGCTGGACTGGATCGAGATCAAACGTACGTGGGAACTAACCGCCACGGAAGAGGAGTTCAATGCGCTCCGAGAGATGGCTGGCACCTGTGAGACCAACGTCTTCATCCAACAGGAAGGCACTGATAGCCAGCCTGAGCCGGCAGCCACGATAGAAGCGCCAACGCCAGTGCCAGCAGAGGCAGTACCCACGCCCGCTGAGAACCCTGCTGTCGCACCACTGACCTTCACACCAGTCGTTGCCACACCCACGTACACTCCCGAGCCGACCGCGACCCGGCAGCCCATCCCCACTGCACGACCTGGCTTCGAAGACCGGAACTGCTCGGATTTCGATAGCTGGTCCGAGGCCCAGGACTTCTACCTGGCCGCCGGAGGCCCCAACGAAGACCCGCACAGACTGGACAGGAATTCCGACGGGGTAGCCTGTGAGTCGCTACCCGGCGCTCCTTGA
- the nuoH gene encoding NADH-quinone oxidoreductase subunit NuoH, translating to MTSLQVVYYTLGAAALLGFLSLVVLVLTWAERKALARIQMRMGPMRVGLHGTLQPIADGIKLFTKEDILPSWADRRVYWLAPVAVFVPALLLWVTLPMGRDLVLRNLELGLFYITAISVLSVMGLVMAGWGSANKYAMIGGLRAAGQLVSYEIPFIMAIVAVAMLAQSLDITKVVDAQANFGYALIQPAGLFLFLTAGLAELGRTPFDIHHAESEVVGGPFVEYSGAHWAAFFLAEYLNTFTVAALTVLLFLGGWRWPAMPFDGLAHSTLSLAWFLVKTALVIWLIFWIRGTFPRLRIDQLMSFGWKLLVPLSFLNIIATAVVLFYGWPLWSLTFISLLLLGGTVYVIFRNPGTDMRRETVSVISARDLRRNPTVDAADA from the coding sequence ATGACCTCGCTTCAAGTCGTCTACTACACACTTGGAGCGGCTGCCCTCCTCGGATTCCTGTCGCTGGTGGTTCTCGTGCTGACCTGGGCCGAACGCAAGGCTCTTGCGAGAATTCAGATGCGGATGGGGCCAATGCGAGTCGGTCTTCACGGAACACTCCAGCCAATTGCAGACGGCATCAAGTTATTCACGAAAGAGGACATTCTGCCGTCCTGGGCTGACCGACGGGTCTACTGGCTTGCCCCGGTAGCCGTCTTTGTGCCGGCCCTGCTCCTGTGGGTTACCCTGCCAATGGGGCGCGACCTCGTCCTGAGAAACCTGGAACTGGGTCTCTTCTACATTACGGCCATCTCGGTGCTGTCGGTGATGGGACTCGTTATGGCAGGATGGGGATCGGCGAACAAGTACGCCATGATCGGTGGACTGCGGGCCGCAGGTCAGCTCGTGAGCTACGAGATCCCGTTCATCATGGCGATTGTTGCGGTGGCGATGCTTGCACAGTCACTGGACATCACCAAGGTTGTGGACGCACAGGCCAACTTCGGTTACGCGCTGATCCAACCGGCAGGACTCTTCCTGTTTCTCACCGCGGGACTCGCCGAGCTTGGCCGTACACCCTTCGACATCCATCACGCCGAGTCGGAAGTCGTCGGCGGCCCTTTTGTCGAATACAGTGGCGCGCACTGGGCTGCCTTCTTCCTCGCCGAGTACCTGAATACATTCACAGTCGCTGCGCTGACCGTCCTGCTGTTCCTGGGAGGATGGAGGTGGCCGGCGATGCCGTTTGACGGGCTGGCTCACTCAACGCTGTCGCTCGCCTGGTTCCTGGTGAAGACGGCACTCGTCATCTGGCTCATCTTCTGGATCAGGGGAACCTTCCCCAGGCTTCGCATCGACCAGCTCATGTCTTTTGGCTGGAAGCTGCTCGTACCACTGTCGTTCCTGAACATCATCGCAACGGCCGTTGTGCTGTTCTATGGCTGGCCGCTCTGGAGCCTGACCTTCATCTCTCTGCTATTATTGGGCGGCACCGTCTATGTCATCTTCAGGAATCCGGGAACGGACATGCGGCGCGAAACCGTGAGCGTCATATCCGCGCGTGATCTAAGGCGTAACCCGACGGTCGACGCGGCAGACGCGTGA
- a CDS encoding NADH-quinone oxidoreductase subunit A yields the protein MPDGYDINWMAVLLVAGVGFAAMAALFAVSYILAPKRKSEAKDIPYECGIPPAPFMWSQIQIRYYVFAILFLIFDVEAVFLFPWALVFLTTIPAVFYEMLIFIGILFFGVIYGWRKGVLQWR from the coding sequence ATGCCTGATGGCTACGACATCAACTGGATGGCTGTGTTGCTGGTGGCGGGAGTGGGCTTCGCCGCGATGGCAGCGCTTTTCGCCGTATCCTACATATTGGCGCCAAAGCGGAAGTCGGAAGCCAAGGACATCCCCTACGAGTGCGGAATCCCTCCGGCGCCGTTCATGTGGTCCCAGATCCAGATCAGGTACTACGTTTTTGCTATCCTGTTTCTGATCTTCGACGTTGAGGCCGTGTTCCTCTTTCCGTGGGCGTTGGTCTTTCTAACGACCATCCCCGCTGTCTTCTACGAAATGCTGATCTTCATCGGCATCCTGTTCTTCGGAGTCATCTACGGCTGGCGGAAAGGTGTATTGCAGTGGAGATGA
- a CDS encoding nuclear transport factor 2 family protein, producing MERYWLIGGGTLLGLLLIASVAISVSRGEAEFDPGSPEFAVQRYVRALVSEDLDAAEALWSPSLKEDCSFEAFALDAGRGLDRLSEARITLEETRVVGQTTVLTVGVVRTTGGGIFGPSEYERSYDFGVRKYDGEWRIRGHHWLADECVSSQFAPGP from the coding sequence ATGGAACGTTACTGGCTCATAGGCGGTGGGACGCTATTGGGATTACTCCTGATCGCCAGTGTCGCTATTTCTGTATCCAGGGGCGAAGCTGAGTTTGATCCGGGTTCGCCAGAGTTCGCGGTCCAGCGATACGTCAGGGCGCTCGTCAGCGAGGACCTCGACGCTGCGGAGGCCCTGTGGTCTCCCAGTCTAAAGGAAGACTGCTCCTTTGAGGCGTTTGCACTGGACGCGGGCAGGGGTTTAGACAGACTGTCTGAAGCCAGGATTACTCTGGAGGAAACTAGAGTCGTTGGCCAAACGACTGTCCTGACTGTTGGTGTCGTTCGGACAACCGGAGGTGGTATCTTTGGCCCTTCCGAGTACGAAAGATCGTACGACTTTGGTGTCCGTAAGTACGATGGGGAGTGGCGGATCAGAGGTCACCATTGGCTAGCTGACGAGTGCGTAAGTTCTCAGTTCGCCCCAGGTCCTTAA
- a CDS encoding NADH-quinone oxidoreductase subunit C produces the protein MARPPRREPIIPEAPVALDSTGEALTSTLAEVFGPEWATQIGAAVDEVTLTVPADQVAGVCITCKTDPRLDFNYLRCLSVVDYVEATAEFEVNYHLYSLDKRHKMVVKTRIPEDSPAVPTITGVWAGANWYERESHDLFGVVFDGHPDLVPLLLYEEFEGFPGRKSFPFHDYEEW, from the coding sequence GTGGCGAGACCTCCTAGGCGCGAGCCGATAATCCCGGAGGCCCCAGTTGCCCTCGACTCCACGGGCGAGGCTCTGACGTCGACATTGGCGGAGGTATTCGGCCCGGAGTGGGCTACTCAGATTGGCGCTGCCGTCGACGAGGTAACCCTCACAGTCCCGGCTGATCAGGTCGCTGGCGTGTGCATCACCTGCAAGACCGACCCCCGCTTGGACTTCAACTATCTGCGATGCCTTTCGGTCGTCGACTACGTCGAAGCGACGGCCGAGTTCGAGGTCAACTACCACTTGTATTCACTGGATAAACGACACAAGATGGTAGTCAAGACGCGCATTCCGGAAGACAGTCCGGCCGTCCCGACTATAACTGGCGTCTGGGCCGGCGCTAACTGGTACGAGCGCGAGAGCCACGATCTCTTCGGAGTAGTCTTTGATGGACATCCCGATCTGGTCCCCCTGTTGCTCTACGAGGAATTCGAGGGCTTCCCCGGACGCAAGAGCTTCCCATTCCATGACTATGAAGAGTGGTGA
- the nuoL gene encoding NADH-quinone oxidoreductase subunit L produces MTEIIGTNWAWVIPALSAGAFFIVLPFRRYLPVEGAPISIAAILIGFILFWFVLLDLLATGAADLSIRWLSVGDTTLTWGTTVDQISVTMLGLVTFVALLVQVYSLGYMKHDGKYDPGLGRYYAVHSLFVAAMLALVLADNLVFLYITWELVGLGSYLLIGFWYERRSAAEAAKKAFITTRIGDVGLLIGIVLLFRATGTFDISTLIHIAQNGGIEQGTLNVSMFLIFLGAMGKSAQVPFHVWLPDAMEGPTPVSALIHAATMVAAGVYLVARLMPLFELTPTVLVIVASVGVVTFVFAGTIALVVTDIKRVLAYSTVSHLGLMMLSLGAGGVGVALFHLVAHGVAKAMLFLGAGGVMHAMHEETDIRKMGALRHRMPVTGWTFATGAASLAGVIPLAGFFTKDEVLLRVLEYRHPVFIVLALFGVVLSALYMARLTFATFFGEPKSDHSDVHESPSVMTLPLLMLAIPAIGVGFFAFDLGDTYKGFAGFIDGHSKFHLNIWLSIASLVLAGIGIWIGWAAYIRGSLSTERIIDRFQSVHRVLAAKYYVDEIYQWVIDRIVLVLGRFIAAFDRVVVNDTAVDGTGDSVKISGFRMKFVQTGRIYNYGMAMAAGVVVLSLIWWIVQA; encoded by the coding sequence ATGACTGAAATCATCGGCACAAACTGGGCCTGGGTGATTCCCGCGCTGAGCGCGGGAGCGTTCTTCATAGTACTTCCCTTCCGTCGCTACCTGCCCGTCGAGGGTGCTCCAATTTCCATTGCTGCCATTCTCATTGGGTTCATCCTGTTCTGGTTCGTCCTGTTAGACCTGCTGGCGACAGGGGCAGCCGACCTCAGCATCAGGTGGCTCAGCGTCGGAGACACCACCCTGACCTGGGGCACGACCGTGGATCAGATCTCGGTCACTATGCTGGGGCTCGTCACGTTTGTCGCGCTGCTGGTGCAGGTCTACTCGCTCGGCTACATGAAGCATGATGGCAAGTACGACCCCGGACTGGGTCGCTACTATGCAGTCCACTCTCTATTCGTCGCAGCGATGCTGGCGCTGGTCCTGGCCGACAACCTCGTCTTCCTGTACATCACCTGGGAGTTGGTGGGACTCGGCTCCTACCTGCTCATAGGCTTCTGGTACGAGCGTCGCTCGGCAGCGGAGGCAGCCAAGAAGGCGTTCATCACCACGCGAATAGGCGACGTGGGACTCCTGATAGGGATAGTTCTCCTCTTCAGGGCCACCGGTACGTTCGACATCTCCACGCTGATTCACATCGCGCAGAACGGCGGCATCGAACAGGGAACGCTTAACGTTTCCATGTTCCTGATATTCCTCGGCGCGATGGGCAAGTCCGCACAGGTTCCGTTCCATGTCTGGCTTCCCGACGCGATGGAGGGCCCGACGCCAGTGAGCGCCCTCATACATGCCGCGACGATGGTTGCCGCCGGGGTCTACCTGGTTGCGAGGCTCATGCCCCTGTTCGAACTGACCCCGACTGTCCTCGTAATTGTAGCCTCGGTTGGCGTGGTTACCTTCGTGTTCGCTGGAACAATCGCGCTGGTCGTCACCGACATCAAACGAGTACTCGCCTATTCCACAGTCAGTCACCTCGGTCTCATGATGTTGTCGCTTGGTGCGGGTGGAGTCGGCGTGGCACTGTTCCACCTGGTGGCCCACGGCGTGGCGAAAGCCATGCTGTTCCTCGGAGCCGGTGGCGTCATGCACGCCATGCACGAAGAGACTGACATTCGCAAGATGGGCGCCCTGAGACATCGGATGCCCGTTACCGGCTGGACATTCGCGACTGGCGCCGCGTCTCTAGCGGGGGTCATTCCCCTGGCAGGCTTCTTCACCAAGGACGAAGTGCTGCTGAGAGTGTTGGAGTACCGGCACCCTGTGTTCATCGTCCTGGCGCTGTTTGGTGTGGTTCTCAGCGCGCTGTACATGGCCAGACTCACATTTGCCACATTCTTCGGCGAACCGAAGTCCGACCACTCTGACGTCCACGAATCTCCCTCGGTTATGACATTGCCGTTACTGATGCTGGCGATACCAGCTATCGGCGTAGGCTTCTTCGCGTTCGATCTCGGTGACACGTACAAGGGATTCGCCGGCTTCATCGATGGGCACAGCAAGTTCCACCTGAACATCTGGCTTAGCATCGCCTCACTTGTTTTGGCAGGCATCGGAATCTGGATCGGATGGGCTGCATACATTCGAGGCTCACTCTCGACCGAGAGGATCATCGACCGCTTCCAGTCCGTACACCGCGTGCTCGCAGCAAAGTACTACGTGGATGAGATCTACCAGTGGGTGATTGACCGGATCGTACTGGTGCTTGGCCGGTTCATTGCCGCGTTTGACAGAGTGGTAGTCAACGACACCGCTGTTGATGGCACCGGGGATAGCGTCAAGATCTCAGGCTTCCGCATGAAATTCGTCCAGACCGGTCGAATCTACAACTACGGCATGGCCATGGCAGCCGGTGTTGTGGTCCTGTCACTGATCTGGTGGATCGTCCAGGCGTAG
- a CDS encoding NADH-quinone oxidoreductase subunit B, which translates to MSLGQGYEPGMGNSPAESIFNRALPNALTAKSDELFALARKNSLWTLSFGLACCAIEMMSTHMSHHDFDRFGIVTWPSPRQADVMIVAGTVVKKMAEPIKLLYEQMPDPKWVIAMGSCATNGGPYYRSYSVVMGVDHLIPVDVYVPGCPPRPEALMHGIMQLQEKIQMDARQRGETS; encoded by the coding sequence ATGAGTCTGGGACAAGGATACGAGCCTGGCATGGGGAACTCTCCGGCCGAGAGCATCTTTAATCGTGCGCTTCCCAACGCGCTCACGGCGAAGTCGGACGAGCTATTCGCACTCGCTCGCAAGAACTCTCTGTGGACACTCTCATTCGGCCTCGCCTGCTGCGCGATAGAGATGATGAGCACGCACATGTCCCACCACGACTTCGACCGATTCGGAATCGTCACGTGGCCGTCTCCGAGACAGGCAGACGTGATGATAGTCGCGGGGACTGTAGTCAAGAAAATGGCAGAGCCGATAAAGCTGCTCTACGAACAGATGCCAGATCCAAAGTGGGTAATTGCCATGGGCAGCTGTGCCACCAACGGGGGCCCCTACTATCGCTCCTATTCGGTGGTAATGGGCGTCGACCATCTCATACCCGTCGACGTGTACGTACCCGGATGCCCGCCCCGACCGGAGGCGCTGATGCACGGCATCATGCAGCTCCAGGAAAAGATACAGATGGACGCCAGGCAGCGTGGCGAGACCTCCTAG